TCCTTGGCAACTGACACTAGTCTCATCATCAGTATCTTGTCTTCACTCAGTTTACTGCCAAGCTTAAGTAGTGTTGCTATGCCTTGAGCTATAACCTGGTGatataagaattgttttttttttgtgttgtaatGTTCATATTTCATGCATGTAAAtagtttaacaaaaacattatttatttcttaattattaatatacttattcataaaGCATAGATTACCTTGTGAGATGTTTCATTCTTGATTAGATGTATAGTTTCATCAATCAAGTTGGTAAGGTTGGCTCCTGGACACTCAAGCCCAATGTCACAGAATAACCACAATATCTTCACTCTAACCACTGACTCCTCCTCAGACTGGAAGTGTTCCGACAACTTCTTGATCGCCTCTTCAACATCAGACTCTTGGAACTGCAGGCAGTCCGAGATACGCAGCAACAACTGTAGGGCTTCATCGCTAGACTTACATTTTTCCAACAAGCCCACAAACGCGGCAGCCGAGCTACCAATTAGCGGTTTTTTAACCAAATGGAGTTTCTTTGCAGGAGGACCGTCCTATAAAACAGTTAATATTGGTCAAAAATGCTATAATCCTAACATGAATATCAAGAATACCGATATTACCGCGTCATGAGGTTATGTACTTACTTGAAAGGACTTATTGTATTCCGCCAATGCTCTTTTCTTTAATACTGCAGCCATTATGGTAGGCTTTGTTTTTCTCCTCCAACCGCTTGCGAATAATACACCACACGAACTGAAAACTAAATTTCACTACTTGTGTTTATATCAACCGGAGTCTGACACATCATTTGACAATAGTAATTGACATATTTATGACAGAATGCATCAAAAGCTAATAGTGCGTCCCTACTGTTGatctaactaaaatataattaatatgtattgcGAGGTAGAATACTTTATCGTATATTTATTTCGAttgatgtattattttattattgacataATAAAAAGTTCTCTTAAAGAAATGGTTTGCATTGTATTCTTCAACGGATATTTGTACTTTAAATATGAATAGTTATTAAACCTCAAAAAAAACTAGCTTCAACCCACAGCTCGAACCTAATCTATTATCAATCAATTTAAGTCATTTCAAGTTCAGAGATCAGTACCCCTGATTTCTCCGAAAGTTTAGCAATCTACCTAGGATCATGCGGTTGTCCTGTTAACTAAACGCGTTTTTCAATATCCTGTGGTGTCAGCTGTCTATTAATTGTCAATATTAGCTTTTCTGTCATCTGTCATGTTACTTGCGCATATGGTCGGATAGATGGACTTACTtcattggaaaatattttttatgcaaacatttcataataaacCGCATATTACTTTCACTTGTCGAATGATATAATTACTTGAGTGTATTTGTTGTTATCATCTGTTACTTCGAATAATGTTACTTATGAAGATACAATGAAGCAATTAGAAGTTTCCTGCTCATATCACACGtaacaatttatataatttattaattttggcgGATGAAGGTAAGAAACTTGACAAATTACATAATTAGTTTACTATAATTAATTCTATTTGACATTGTTTACTAGAAATAATCACAATAACACCGACATTCGATTTGttcaaaaggtttttttgaAGCGGCCCCTGTTGTTGCTGCTTGCGTTCAGATCTTATGCGCTTGGAAATATGATTCAAGTATAGGTGCTAAGAGTAATGTATGAACGTTTGTTTCAGAAGATGGCAAAGTTAAAGTAATGTCATGTGAGTGTGGAGAGCAGGGAATGTCTGAACAGAATATCCTGGAGCGCGCATGTATCGCTGACGGCTGCGGCGTAGTCATGCCTGTGCCCGCTCCTAGCCTGCCACACCACTGGAAGGAGTTCATATGTGGGGGAGGATCAGCATTCTGCAATATTATAATCAGCTACCCATTGAATAAACTCATATTTAGACAGGTACAACTGGTTTTGTGTACATAcacaataacataacaaattgAAACAAATTGGTTTCATTAAGCCAATGACAAAGCTAATGTTACCATAAGCTTTGCCACTGATTTATTGAAATCTTAAATAATTCTTGCTGGATTCTTATTGGAAACAAATGTACTGCAATCAATTTTAGTTCATAACTATTTCCCTTCTAtgagtaaaacaaaaacaacaaaataaataattggagtatttttatgagttatttgatataattatttaattaaacattaaatattgttttaaaagttatctgGAAACATCTTGAGTCTAgtcaatatttgtaaaaaatattacactacatgttgtgtattgtgtactttattaaatcaatatttgatGTCCTTATTCTGAAGGACTATCATGACATAAAGTAGTTACAGTATTCAATGTACTGTAGATAAATGGCAATAAAGTGATTATGCTCAAGAGTTAGTATGATAGTTAATATCAATAggactatttttaaaattatttttatttttgtatatctcaattaatattaagattaataTAATTGGCACTTGGGGGTGTCTTATCAATCtgacatcatattattatcttatcaATATTAAGACATTCTTATCTCTGataataaacatttgaattttGTATTCACCACATTAGCTCACACCATTAAGTAGTATTTcacaaaaaagtaaacaaatactttatactTTAATTGCAGATGATGCATGGAGTAGAAACAACATTTGCACTGAACCAATTGCAGAAAGAAGGTTTGGGTTTCCTGTACCGTGGAATGCTACCTCCCTTGTTGCAGAGATCATTGTCTATGTCTGTTATGTTTGGTGTCTATGATGAATGCCTGCAACCACTCCTGGAGAAAAGATACAACCCATATGCAGCCAAAATGTTAGCTGGTGTTGTTGCAGGTTGTGTTGAAGCAACTCTCATGCCATTTGAAAGAATACAAACCCTGCTCATTCATCCAAAGTATCACAATAAGTTTAGAAATACAGCTGATGCAGCTAGCTACATTGCAAAACACTATGGTATCAAAGAATTTTACAGAGGACTCATCCCTATTCTGTTTAGAAATGGTCCATCCAATGCAATGTTTTTCATATTGCGAGATGAAGTAAAGGATAGATTTCCAGAACAGGAGACAGCCATCTATCAAGGcctacaaaattttattgcagGAGCATCGATTGGAGCCTTGCTCAGTACATTGTTCTAtccattaaatgttttaaaaatcaatatgcAGTGTGAACTTGGTGGTCCACATAGGACGATAGCTTATGAATTTAGGTATATTCTGCGGAAGCGAGGCTTTAGATATGTCAACTTCTACCACGGCGCCTTGTTGAACATCTCGCGTGCGTTCTTAAGTTGGGGTATCATAAATGCTTCGTATGAAGTATTTAGAAAGATTTTGTATGCCTAGTCAAGGTTGTTTTCATTgtgtagatatttatttaactgtatGCCAGTTATTTGTTGAATcagtttgttatttaatgttttgGTAATTGTGCAATGtacagtatttttcttatttggAATAATATGTGGGTATGGTGTTAATAAAAGAGCACAAAAATGACATACATACTTTGAAAGGtaaacaatgtaattaaaacttgtaATGGAAAAACCTGCAGTAAAAGTGTAATATACCagaatattcataaataacagatttgtaataaacaaaaaatatttttagttaatatatctatttataaaaataaagtatgtatgCTTCATACAtagatttttaagaaattagaaaaatattttgcccTATAAAATCTCTGGATATGTgatatctaaaattatttaaagtgaaTTCGAATATGTAgtcaaaatgtaaaatattttatgtgcatATTTGATCAAGCAGAAAAggaaatttataaatgttttcttaacatacctattatttttaagtagtcagtgttttatttatacaatttgaagcatttataaatgtattgaatGTTAAGATGTCCAAATGCAGAGATTATTGTTGAGAAACATGTCAAAATATCTAGCTGTTCAGTTAAATGTGCAGAGCtactaattgttaattatttttgatattcaataaataacagttatctAGCAAATATCTGCCCTAGCTAGATGCGTGTGCTCTCACGACCAATCATGTCACATGGGTAACAGGAAGCCATCTATTGACtgtcatcatcattattacGAAACCTCGCTCAACAAAAATGCCTGCGTTCAGAGGACATCTTTGCAATCTGATTAGCTTTGAATCGCTCTTGCCCCTATATTATAAGATGTACATATGAGAGGCATATTGGGGTTATTCAGTGGATAAGATTTCGAATCaagtcattttaaaaaaaactgaatcaCTTGTACCCAGTAGATTACATTCGCAActatacagtattttttatccATAGAAAAACCATTGTGTAAAAATAGCTGAAGTGTTGTACCTATCTGCGCAAGTTATTCTGAAAGAAATAAactatatgaaataaaattttattgttgtcATATTCGTGCCTATTCCATTATTACtcatattaagtacctactttaaattttattcgttGTTTACCGTTAAAAGCCTGGTTATAGCCATCTTTCTAACCTAACAATACAATAGGTTTTGTTCGAACTCGACTTCAATTTCTGTTCACTCGACTTCCTTTAAAGCTAAAAATAGCTTTAGTGATCTGAATACGCGTGACGGAAGCAGCGTGCATATTGTGAGTatgtatttatagatttataattatCTTCATTAGTATGACATGTGATGGTTACACTGTGTAGGTCTAATTAACTGTTTTTATCTTGAAATTGCGTGCTAAACATAATTTGCTTACgctattataaatttaaattcatatcGACCTTAAACAGTGTAGCCTTGACCAGATTCATGCAAATGATTGTATGTTTTGAACGCATTTTAGTATAAGTAGAAAATAGCTTTGACTAGATATTATGATATGAATTGGCATGAAAAGCGTTTTAGTTATTACTACGATAGAAGTATATTTCACTAACAAGCCTAGATAATTTGCTGTTTCAGTCGGTCGCCTAATTAAGGTGAGTTTAGCGCCTGCGCGATTGCGATCAGCAACATGGCTtagtgataaaattaaatgaataaaaaagagCTAAGTCCGTTTTAGTTCTAATACCCCTAATTTATTTGTCAATCAATGTATTTGTCTCATTTACTGTAATCTACTATAGTCATGTGTTTTTGTAGTTTCGTATTGTAACTATACGGTAGCTAGTTAGGTAGACCCAATCAATATGATATACGTACCTCATTCtctatgtaggtaggtatgttgtATGTTGTGCGCATAGAGTTGAGTAGGTAAACATACTATACATGTAACGTTATGAAGGAGCGTATTAACTGCGAGTCGTTGCCCGATGACATGGATTTGATTCTCACTTAACTTAAGTAAGTAAAGCTTTACTTGTAAGCTGTATtgaagtaagtaggtaggtacccaCGTACTTAGCTATAGGAATAGTTATTCTTATAATTCACAATTCATATGGATACCTACATACATGCATGTAGTCTCTTGGCGAAAGTCCTTTTCCCGGAATGAGGACGGGACTCgggccttgagtccgccacgctgaaCAAGTGCGGACTAAGTTTGCACTAAGCATACCTTCAGGcactgttttttgttttttagccatgcaaggtttcatctcgaaatcaaagtcaaatattctttaagagcaagtgataattattttgaatgctCTTAAACTTTggagaattttaataattgtatgtCGCCTTGAATTTAAACCGTCGTCCACTGCGTGAGAAGTGAATGGTTTAAGACCACTTGGCTATAACTCTCTAAATATTACCGAGTTTTACACTAATTATGTACCGTTTATTATTTCGCATATCTTGATTTTGTATGGTTCTTTATTATGTATACTgcattagtaaatattttttcgctCGGTTGGCCATATCAGTTCAAAATGAGATAAGATACAAGGTATTTCCCAGCGATGAATCGACATTGATGCTAGACTTTAGACACGTACCTATATCTAATTAGTGGCTTAATTGTCTTATACTAaagaacttaattaaaataccttATTGATCATAAGCGTAACCATGTTATAACAACGTGGATTGTGAACATTACCGGATTGACTGGTTAAAAATGGCAAGGTTGCGGTTAACACTTGTAAATACGCTCTAGTGTAGTAAGTGTAGCTGTACTGAAAACAGTGTGTATTGTTATTGTACTCATTGTGCACTGGTGTCACATATCAGGGCCATGTAATGAGTCATCCAACAAGTTACCTAACTATGTTTTACAGATCTTGTACCTAATACAGGTGTTATTATCATCaccttcaaaacaaaaacaccaCAAATTAACCGCTAATTATATGTAAGTGACAATATTTAATCTTATTAATACGTAGGTGAGCCCCACGCTCTCGTGGTGTGTAGGACCGCCAGTCGTGTCGCAAGTGTTGCCTCGTCCACATCCACAGTGCGTATTTATCTGCCGGCCTACGACCTTACATTCTGTTTTACACATTGGTGAGTGAGGtacgcatttttttatatgctgGTATGATATTTGTGTGTTAAAATACAGAATATTGGCTTAAACTTAGTCGCActcctgttattattattgttgcgCATGAGTAAAcacagttataaaaaaatgctccATGCACGCTATGCAGAGATAAATAACGAAATAGTTTATAATGTATACTACTTAGGTGCTTAtttagttttgataaatatttttattttttatgcctgaGTCAGCGTGAATCGTTGAATTCATTGTTTACATCTATCTCTAGCTATCTTACTActagtaaaacaatgaaataaactgtaaacaaaTCTTATCATTAAACAGATTGCATAAAACGTTGCATTGTCCGAGGTTAACAAGTCATTGTGTCATTATCCCACCTACTTAACACACGCATTGCACTTTTGCAGTTTCTACCAAATCTGGTTAAACCAGGTTTAATCATGGATTACATCAGCGGCTGGTGCAAAAGTAAAAAGCGGTTGGAAGGTTGTACCGTGATCGTTACTGGAAGCAACACGGGAATCGGAAAAGTTACGGCTATGGACCTTTACAAAAGAGGTGAGAAGAATCCTTTAATTTATCGGTACGTGTGCTTCCATATAATCATCAGCTCTGATTTGGGTGTTTTTGAAAATGGACCTAATTACCTAATTGTAATATGTCGCTTTGTCATTAATGCATTTCAGGTGCTCGAGTTATTATGGCGTGCAGAAATATAGATAAAGCTAATGACGCTAAAAAAGACATAGAAGATTTAACCAAGACTGAAAAGGGTACGGGCGAATTGATTGTAGAGGAACTAGATCTGTGCAGCCTTCGCAGCGTGCGCGAGATGTGCGcgcgtgtgacgtcacagacGGAGCGCGTGGAGGCGCTGGTGTGCAACGCGGGCGTGATGATGTGTCCCGAGGCGCGCACGGAGGACGGCTTCGAGACGCACATCGGCTCCAACCACCTCGCGCACGCGCTGCTCGCGCTGCTGCTGCTGCCGCTCATGATCAGGAGCGAGCACGCCAGGATCGTGTTTGTGTCTTCTTACGTACATGAACGTAAGTCTTTGATGACTTTTCTACTTACGCAATGCTATGGACGATCGGTTTCATTAAACTTTGCATTATCTTGACATTATCTCATGCCATCTGAAGTCAGCACAACTTGTTTTCTTCTCTCACTCAACTCCATCAGCTGTCAATGTTTAAATCGTCAAGAATATTCTTGGCACTTTTAGCTATTTTGTCGATAAGAAATTAATTGGATTTCAACATTGGTTTCAGAACATGAATTGGATTTGGATGATCTAAATTTTGAGAAGAAGCCTTACAACGCATTTCAGGCATACTGCAGGAGTAAGGCTGCTAATATCATGTTCGCCAAGGCACTCGCAGATAAACTTAAGGTAAGGTACGATAGAGTTTTCCGCAAGACTTTAAAAGATAGCAGCGCTGAcaggttataattttatttctaagtcACAAGACGATTTCACTTCGGATCAATTGGTAAAACAAATCAGAACATTTCCCAATCACGAATTCAAAAAGCATagaattagtatttttataaagaaagaaCTGCAGCACAAAAGAACAAGTGCGAAAGCCGTTGGTGATGGCatatagttttatatacttAGGAACGAAACTTAAAACTCCAATATATGTATACTCAGATATACATTGAGGTAGGACCTCTTTGTTATTGCACAACAAATGTATTCAGTACTATCTTGTTATTTATATCTACAAATGCTTAACAGAACAAACATGATAAGTAGCAGTTTTATTTCCGCGAGTTTTGTGCGCGTTGTCTCTTTATTGTGGTAGTTTATACTAATACtgtcaatattttcttaatcgGGTCAGCAACTTTGAcagaaaaaagaaacataaacaCTTTTGATTTAATGAAAACGGACGGCCATTAAAGCAGtgtttagtatgttttttaaGTAGATATAGTAAGATATACTATCAAgcgttataaatatatatatcgGTAATCTTTTAATCCATTTTCTAAACATTTGTCTTTAGATTGTTTGTTTTAGATATTGTTAAGTTAGTAATAGAGATACAATAGCAGTTCGTACgacaaattgattatttttttatctaattcaTTATATAGGTACGGAATAACGAAAATACTGTTACgcaatcatttatttatccTTAGTTCACGTTTAGTTCCGGCGTCGGTCATAGttcaacattattatattgagtTTAACACgcaataatgtcctcctagcaaATCTAACCTGACTGCGGGCAATCATagaaatggtaaaaaaaaaaaactttttagttaAACCTGGGAGTTCAACTATCTCTGCATGGCAGTCGCATACACAGCCTATAACAAAAGCAGTTTAACGCATAATAACGCGTTTTGTGTTTATTAAGTTCATCGTTAATCGATAACATATACTTGGCCCTCTATCGTTAAAATTATCCTTGCcatagttcgacaacttagtagtaGAAAGCCTTAGGTCGTTTGCCTAGAGAAAGAAAAACTGCTGTATCAATCACGCCACTGTCAGCTGAATCGAGAcactaatgttctaaattctgactTTTGTATACCTCCACCAGCTACGACTTTTACAGTCAAGGTTCTCTATTAAGGTACTCAGTAAGCTATCAGTACCTATTTAAACGTTTTACATTTGCAGGAGAACAATATTCACAACGTGAAAACATACAGTTTACACCCAGGTGTCATTCGCACGGAGATCAGTCGGCACTTCGATGAGGCTCTCTACTACGGCGTGAGGTTTATATTCAACAACGTGCTCGGCTGGTTCATGAAGTCCCCGCTGTGTGGTGCACAGACTACTATCTACTGCACTGTAGATGATGCCTGTGCTGATGACAGCGGACTTTATTACTGGTAAACAGATTAACTCTATATTGCTGTGATGCATGTAGTACCTACAATACATGTTGCCATGGATAACATTTATAAACTGTAAAccttatcattaaaattaagaattgGAGACTGACCCGGCGAAATTGGTTGACAATTTTGGCAAAATATGGTCTGGCCTGTCAAAGACCACCGTTCTTGGACCGTTTACCGAGCTAAGCAATATTGGTTGCAGCATAACCGctaaaataaatcagtataGACTTGTAGCTGGTTCTGGAGTGACCAAAAAATACGACTATTTCAGAGCAACAAAATAGATCGATAGGTTGATTTTAATCTTGTTGAAAATATCTAGGTACTAAAATGACTTCACCGATATGCATAGAATTTCTTACTCACCTATCAGATCAGTTAATCAGCTTATTCTGTTTCAGTGATTGTGTAGCGAAGCTCCCTTCAAAACAGTGCCAGGATTCCACACAAGTGAATAAATTATGGGACGAAACAATAAAAGCATTgaaattaaatcttaaaaattataatCCTTTTAGCGGACAGATTCCAACCAAAGATGCATTTATGTAatcatttttagttttaacaaaataccTATATGTAGATAGGTATAGTAGTGATATTACTTACCTATAAATATTGTGATCGTAACTAATAGGCTAAAGTGTATGTAAATTATaggaatttaatttatttatacgtatttagacaaagaataataaatacttttattaagcgataaataatgtagtttacctaaaagtaataaaaataaaaaaatctttattaatacctatgttaattttattctcaTTATTCCTGtggtaataaattaacaacttttTGAGGTACGTACATAAGAAGAAATTATAATAGGAGGTTATTTATAGACTTTATTAGCTAGCTAGTTGTCGATTGTTGATACTAGTAGAGAATGTAtgcttaattataaattaaatttcttcgACGATTCTTTAGTATTGCCACTTCTTACCAAAACTGTGAGTGAAAAGGCCACAGTACAATGTATTAAACGTAGCAGGTAAATTAAACCTTAGAATGATGATGATAAATGGTTGCTCTTGCAGGACCAGCTGTGGTTTACGGATAAATAATGTTCGTCTCTACTTCATAAAACAAAGTCGACTTTAACTGTATATGCTTAGTTCTTTAAATCTACGCAACGGAGTTTtctacaatttttaaaaatagataaaatgattCAAGGCGAAGATTTATGTGTaagaatttaaaagtttttcatTGTTAAATAACTATACAAATTGTTaactaaactatatttttcgCAAATCTTTGTTACTTTTACATTGCTTGTTTAAAAGGGTCATAGTCTTCaatgtttaacattttgatggTGATGTCCCACAGTTTGTTCGCTTGTTTCGTGCTTCGACACTGTCTTGTCATCCATCCTTTACTGCAATCGCTGgaaaacgttttgttttttgagaattatttcattaaaaacttgAAAACATCACTAGCATTTCGTCCGACCAGGAAATCGAACTCCAGCCCTCATgacctgtgcctcgattctctactattatcgactaccgacaaccgaactgtcatcgaaaaattttgtatgaaaatctgatcagcgcctctgacgggtgtcgtagaaaacattttggcagtacattctaaatgtcaaaatttcgatagctagccggttgtcggtagtcgatagtggtagagaattgaggtacagCAGTCCAATGCACTacgactgcgccacagaagtAGTCAtgacttttaaataaactttttgtagACTACTTATGTCTCGGGTCGTCATGTCTAGGTCAACTAGTGTTAGATTTTACTGTCGGAAATAGTATCAAGGACTTAGAAAACCGGTTGTgcgttacaattttttattatttcgaatgaatttattaactttatgtcacaaattttgatttgatctttcatttgttaaacataatatttagtaGGGGAATATTTAGAAGCTTAGGATAAAGTATAGTTTAGCATAGGTATAATATGTGGATGTTTTTAAGATTGACCTTTCGAcacatatttgaaatataaatttgtgGTTAccgtaatataataaaagtaaaactggGTAGGTATATACCTTTCTTGCCCGAAGATGATGGCAAATAAGTAGCACCAAAAGCGCATGCATGTTGAATGTTGATGCTATAGCGTGGAGACTAGTACAGAGTCGGGGATTCAATTCCCACACAGGACAAAAAGTATTTGTGTAGGCATAGgccaggttcagctgtttcgggtctgtttgcaTTTTGAGTCCGATACTTAATAGTCTAGTATTTTATCTTTGGAAAACTCCCCACGATAAGAGTAGGTACGGCCTTATTGTAAAATCGGGAGATATCtgaaaatcaatcaaatcaaaccTGTAATAATATCCACTTTCCATCTGGCACTTTTCATCGATGGCGCAGTATATGGAGGTCTGTGCGCCACACTTGGGCGTCTTCCAGGACCACTGCAGCAGAACGTTCTGGAAGCCATAAGTGATGAACTGCCACGCGGTCTCGGGGAAGTGCCGCCCGATGTCCGTCTTCACGATGCCGGGGTGCACGCTGTATGTCGTCACGTTGGTTATGTTATGTTCCTGAAATGAAATCAAactatataatctatactaatattttagagttaaaattgtaaagtttctTTGTACGTGTTAATTTTAGGAactgctggtgcgaattgaaaaaatattttactgttggatagcctgtttattgaggaaggctataggttatataatattacgctGCAaatattag
Above is a window of Anticarsia gemmatalis isolate Benzon Research Colony breed Stoneville strain chromosome 2, ilAntGemm2 primary, whole genome shotgun sequence DNA encoding:
- the LOC142982317 gene encoding mitochondrial nicotinamide adenine dinucleotide transporter SLC25A51; the protein is MSCECGEQGMSEQNILERACIADGCGVVMPVPAPSLPHHWKEFICGGGSAFCNIIISYPLNKLIFRQMMHGVETTFALNQLQKEGLGFLYRGMLPPLLQRSLSMSVMFGVYDECLQPLLEKRYNPYAAKMLAGVVAGCVEATLMPFERIQTLLIHPKYHNKFRNTADAASYIAKHYGIKEFYRGLIPILFRNGPSNAMFFILRDEVKDRFPEQETAIYQGLQNFIAGASIGALLSTLFYPLNVLKINMQCELGGPHRTIAYEFRYILRKRGFRYVNFYHGALLNISRAFLSWGIINASYEVFRKILYA
- the LOC142982329 gene encoding retinol dehydrogenase 13-like, with protein sequence MDYISGWCKSKKRLEGCTVIVTGSNTGIGKVTAMDLYKRGARVIMACRNIDKANDAKKDIEDLTKTEKGTGELIVEELDLCSLRSVREMCARVTSQTERVEALVCNAGVMMCPEARTEDGFETHIGSNHLAHALLALLLLPLMIRSEHARIVFVSSYVHEQHELDLDDLNFEKKPYNAFQAYCRSKAANIMFAKALADKLKENNIHNVKTYSLHPGVIRTEISRHFDEALYYGVRFIFNNVLGWFMKSPLCGAQTTIYCTVDDACADDSGLYYCDCVAKLPSKQCQDSTQVNKLWDETIKALKLNLKNYNPFSGQIPTKDAFM